GATAATAGCGACGATGATAGTTCCGATATTAAAGATACCTTTCTCGGCTGTCCATACGATCGAGTAGCCTAAGCCGCCGGCAAAGGTCGCATAGTAAAGAAAAGGCAGAATCGTTTTACGAATGATATCTCCTTCTTTTCCAACTAACCCTACGACCGCACAAGCCGCTACAACATTATGCACACATATCATATTTCCTGCTGCTCCACCGACAGCCTGAAGAGCTACAATCCAGTTCGCACTGACGCCGATTTGGGATCCGACATTGTACTGAAACAAGGAGAACATCATGTTACTGACGGTATTACTTCCGGCTATAAATGCTCCAAGACCGCCTACAAAAGAGGAGAACAATGGCCAGAGGTCTCCTGTTAAGTTTGCAACTCCTGTAGCCAGCTCCATCGGCATGCTCCCATATCCGGCAGTGCCCCCTCCAGAGTTCAAAAACACTTGGACCATTGGCACAGTAAAGATTAAAGCGGCCGACGCCGGAATCATTGTTTTCGCGGAATGAGCCCAGGCACTTTTTAATGATTGGACACTCATTTGGTGAATAACAAACGTAATGAGAGCTACAAGTATAAATACAGAACCCGGTGAATAAAGAGGCTGGAAGCTTGCTGTGATCTCTGTACCAAATATATTGGCCATCTCTATAGTCCAGGCTTGCACCCAATCCAAAAATGGTAACGCTTTCAATCTGGTTAATACTAAAAATAATCCCACTAATAAATATGGAGTCCAGGCTCGCACCATCGACATATGACCGCTTTTATGAGCCACATCTTTGATTTCAATTTTACCTGTCCACGATGGATCCCAGTTTGATTTTTCTTCAAAATCCCAAGCCTGTTCTTTTGGCGGCATTAAGAAGCCTTTTTTTGCTGCCGGCACGACAATGGCAAGTCCTGCCAGGCCGCCGATCATAGATGGGAATTCCGGTCCGAGCAAATTCGCAACAATTACATAAGGAATCGTCATCGCAAGAGCTGCAAACAACGCGAACTTCCAAACTTGAAGTCCTTCACTAAAGGATTTATTTTTACCGAAGAATCTTGTCATCAGCGCTACCACAAACAGCGGAACGAGAGTACCTACGATTGCATGAATAATTGCAACATTCCCGGCAATTGTTGTAGTAAGTGCTAAAAAGTTATCAGTGATCGATGCATCGGCTGACAGCCCTGTCTGTACTCCCACGAGCATTGGTGTTCCTACGGCCCCGAACGAAACGGGAGTACTTTGAATAAC
This window of the Halobacillus sp. Marseille-Q1614 genome carries:
- a CDS encoding L-lactate permease, with product MNTGTLAILSLMPIVAVGIFLVGLRWPASKAMPISYIVAVLLALFVWQIPGATVAAASVNGLVVAATLLYIIFGAILLLNTLQESGGIKTIREGFIGISPDRRIQVIIVAWLFGSFIEGSAGFGTPAAVAVPLLVGLGFPAMAAVVAGMVIQSTPVSFGAVGTPMLVGVQTGLSADASITDNFLALTTTIAGNVAIIHAIVGTLVPLFVVALMTRFFGKNKSFSEGLQVWKFALFAALAMTIPYVIVANLLGPEFPSMIGGLAGLAIVVPAAKKGFLMPPKEQAWDFEEKSNWDPSWTGKIEIKDVAHKSGHMSMVRAWTPYLLVGLFLVLTRLKALPFLDWVQAWTIEMANIFGTEITASFQPLYSPGSVFILVALITFVIHQMSVQSLKSAWAHSAKTMIPASAALIFTVPMVQVFLNSGGGTAGYGSMPMELATGVANLTGDLWPLFSSFVGGLGAFIAGSNTVSNMMFSLFQYNVGSQIGVSANWIVALQAVGGAAGNMICVHNVVAACAVVGLVGKEGDIIRKTILPFLYYATFAGGLGYSIVWTAEKGIFNIGTIIVAIISTFAVYMIASNNRRLTLEPIGKERRYKSAK